One window of Erwinia aphidicola genomic DNA carries:
- a CDS encoding trypsin-like serine peptidase produces MRLTAVLLMGCLAFSFYSYADDDGPSEADVKTLFFGKDDRLPVSQTATPPWEAIGQLETESGNLCSATLIAPNLALTAGHCLLNPPGKLDKAVALRFIANGKGGWRYEIHDIEARVDPALGRKLKADGDGWIVPASAAPYDFGLIVLRNPPSGIVPVPLFAGSRSELTAALKQTGRRVTQAGYPEDHLETLYSHSDCLITGWAQKTVLSHQCDTLPGDSGSPLMLKVNGDWQLIAVQSSAPAAKDRYLADNRAIAVTAFRDSLEALAQ; encoded by the coding sequence ATGCGCCTGACTGCTGTGTTATTAATGGGTTGCTTAGCCTTTTCGTTCTATTCTTACGCCGATGATGACGGCCCGAGTGAAGCCGACGTAAAAACGCTATTTTTTGGCAAGGACGATCGCCTGCCGGTCAGCCAGACCGCTACGCCACCGTGGGAAGCCATCGGCCAGCTGGAAACAGAGAGCGGTAACCTTTGCAGTGCTACCCTGATTGCCCCAAACCTGGCGTTAACCGCCGGACACTGCCTGCTTAATCCCCCGGGAAAACTGGATAAAGCCGTGGCGCTGCGTTTTATCGCCAATGGTAAAGGCGGCTGGCGCTATGAGATCCATGATATTGAAGCGCGGGTTGATCCGGCTCTGGGCAGGAAGCTAAAAGCGGATGGCGATGGCTGGATCGTACCGGCCTCCGCCGCACCTTATGATTTTGGTTTGATTGTGCTGCGTAATCCCCCTTCCGGAATTGTTCCGGTGCCGCTGTTTGCCGGTTCGCGTTCAGAACTGACCGCCGCACTGAAGCAGACTGGCCGTCGGGTTACCCAGGCGGGCTATCCTGAAGACCATCTTGAAACGCTTTACTCCCACAGCGACTGCCTGATTACCGGCTGGGCGCAGAAAACCGTGCTGTCGCACCAGTGCGATACCCTGCCCGGCGACAGTGGCTCCCCGCTGATGTTGAAAGTGAACGGCGACTGGCAGCTGATCGCGGTGCAGAGTTCTGCTCCGGCGGCGAAAGACCGCTACCTGGCAGACAACCGCGCTATCGCTGTGACTGCCTTCCGCGACAGCCTGGAAGCGTTAGCGCAGTAG
- the asr gene encoding acid resistance repetitive basic protein Asr, with protein sequence MKKLFALVVAAAMGLSSVAFAAETSAAPATTAAPAATTTTAAPAPAKASVKHVKKHHKAVAQKAQAAKKHHKAKKAAAQKAQAAKKHHKAKKAAAQKAQAAKKHHKAAKKPVAQKAQAAKKHHKAAKKPVAQKAQAAKKHHKAKKVAPKA encoded by the coding sequence ATGAAAAAATTATTCGCTCTGGTTGTCGCCGCTGCAATGGGTCTGTCTTCAGTTGCTTTCGCTGCTGAAACCAGCGCTGCTCCAGCAACAACTGCTGCTCCAGCTGCTACCACCACCACTGCTGCACCGGCTCCAGCTAAAGCCTCTGTTAAGCACGTGAAAAAACATCATAAAGCTGTAGCTCAGAAAGCTCAGGCTGCTAAGAAGCACCACAAAGCTAAAAAAGCTGCCGCTCAGAAAGCGCAGGCGGCTAAAAAGCACCACAAAGCTAAGAAAGCTGCCGCTCAGAAAGCGCAGGCCGCTAAAAAGCACCACAAAGCAGCTAAAAAACCTGTAGCCCAGAAAGCGCAGGCGGCTAAAAAGCATCACAAAGCGGCTAAAAAACCTGTAGCTCAGAAAGCGCAGGCTGCTAAAAAACACCACAAAGCTAAGAAAGTCGCTCCTAAGGCTTAA
- a CDS encoding N-acetylmuramoyl-L-alanine amidase, producing MNKTLTAILAIALTGCSTGNLVSRPGYQVNTQHPSQSQNERVRFLILHYTAEDDAASMASLTRGSVSAHYLVPSAADPALSKKMVYQLVPEDKRAWHAGLSNWHGRSNLNDSSIGVEIVNLGYRQDALDRYWYPWDAQQIRLVASLAKDIIQRYGITPYNVLGHSDVAPTRKVDPGPLFPWQQLAEQGIGAWPDKQTVQHYLAGRSFATAGSVSKIQADLASYGYTIPQTGVNDAATRQAISVFQMHFRPSNYTGVADAETEAIAAALVAKYRPASRSLLTEEYGD from the coding sequence ATGAATAAAACCCTAACGGCGATCCTCGCCATAGCATTGACCGGATGTTCAACCGGTAACCTCGTTTCACGGCCAGGTTACCAGGTCAATACTCAGCACCCTTCGCAAAGTCAGAATGAACGCGTTCGTTTTCTCATCCTTCACTACACCGCAGAAGACGATGCCGCATCCATGGCGTCATTAACCCGGGGTTCAGTGAGCGCACATTACCTTGTTCCCTCGGCCGCCGATCCGGCATTAAGTAAAAAAATGGTCTACCAGCTGGTCCCTGAGGATAAGCGTGCCTGGCATGCCGGCCTCAGCAACTGGCATGGCCGCAGCAATCTCAATGACAGCTCTATCGGCGTGGAGATTGTCAACCTGGGTTACCGTCAGGACGCGCTGGACAGATACTGGTATCCCTGGGATGCGCAGCAAATCAGGCTGGTGGCCAGCCTGGCGAAAGATATCATCCAGCGTTATGGCATTACCCCTTATAACGTTCTCGGACACAGTGATGTTGCGCCAACGCGCAAGGTTGACCCCGGCCCACTGTTTCCCTGGCAACAGCTGGCTGAACAGGGAATCGGTGCCTGGCCCGACAAACAGACCGTGCAGCACTACCTTGCCGGTCGCTCATTTGCCACCGCGGGTTCGGTCAGTAAAATTCAGGCCGATCTCGCCAGCTACGGTTACACCATTCCACAAACTGGCGTGAACGACGCCGCAACCAGGCAGGCTATCAGCGTATTCCAGATGCATTTCCGCCCCTCGAACTACACTGGGGTTGCGGATGCCGAGACTGAAGCGATTGCCGCAGCACTGGTGGCAAAATATCGTCCGGCGAGCCGCAGCCTTCTCACGGAGGAGTATGGGGATTAA